A window of the Acanthochromis polyacanthus isolate Apoly-LR-REF ecotype Palm Island chromosome 10, KAUST_Apoly_ChrSc, whole genome shotgun sequence genome harbors these coding sequences:
- the atox1 gene encoding copper transport protein ATOX1: MTKHEFEVAMTCEGCSGAVTRILNKLGDVKFEIDLEKKLVLIESDREVEDLMATLKKCGKEVKYIGPK, from the exons ATGACG AAGCACGAGTTTGAGGTGGCGATGACATGTGAGGGATGCTCAGGGGCTGTTACCAGAATCCTCAACAAGCTGGGAG ATGTGAAGTTCGAGATCGACCTGGAGAAGAAACTGGTTTTGATCGAGTCTGACAGAGAAGTGGAAGATCTTATGGCGACGCTGAAGAAGTGTGGAAAGGAAGTCAAGTACATCGGGCCTAAATGA